In Streptomyces sp. P3, one DNA window encodes the following:
- a CDS encoding APC family permease: MNQPTGPASPQLQRRLGVADAVLIGLGSMIGAGIFAALAPAARAAGSGLLVALAVAAAVAYCNATSSARLAARYPASGGAYVYGRERLGDFWGYLAGWAFVIGKTASCAAMALTVGSYVWPDHAHAVAVAAVVALTAVNYAGIQKSAWLTRAVVAVVVAVLAAVVVACLTSSAAGAGRLDVDADATLTGVLQAAGLLFFAFAGYARIATLGEEVRDPARTIPRAIPLALGITLVVYAAVAVAVLTVLGPRGLGEAAAPLSDAVRAAGAERLAPVVRGGAAVAALGSLLALILGVSRTTLAMARDRHLPHVLAAVHPRFQVPHRAELLVGAVVVILAATADVRGAIGFSSFGVLVYYAVANASAWTLTTDENRPARIVPAAGLAGCLLLAFTLPAASIAWGSAVLAAGIAAYVTRRAITARRAS, from the coding sequence ATGAACCAGCCCACCGGGCCCGCGTCACCTCAGCTCCAGCGGCGGCTCGGCGTCGCGGACGCCGTGCTCATCGGGCTGGGCTCGATGATCGGCGCGGGCATCTTCGCGGCGCTCGCCCCGGCCGCCCGCGCGGCAGGTTCCGGGCTGCTGGTCGCTCTGGCGGTGGCCGCGGCGGTGGCGTACTGCAACGCCACGTCCTCCGCCCGGCTGGCCGCCCGCTACCCGGCCTCCGGCGGCGCCTATGTCTACGGCCGCGAACGCCTCGGCGACTTCTGGGGCTATCTGGCCGGCTGGGCCTTCGTGATCGGCAAGACCGCCTCCTGTGCGGCGATGGCGCTGACCGTCGGTTCGTACGTGTGGCCCGACCACGCCCACGCGGTGGCGGTCGCCGCGGTGGTGGCGCTCACCGCCGTGAACTACGCCGGGATCCAGAAGTCCGCGTGGCTGACCCGGGCCGTCGTCGCCGTCGTGGTGGCGGTGCTGGCCGCGGTCGTGGTCGCCTGCCTCACCTCGTCGGCGGCGGGCGCGGGCCGGCTGGACGTCGACGCCGACGCCACCCTCACCGGCGTACTCCAGGCTGCGGGCCTGCTGTTCTTCGCCTTCGCCGGGTACGCCCGCATCGCCACGCTCGGCGAGGAGGTCCGCGATCCCGCGCGCACCATCCCCCGCGCCATCCCGCTCGCTCTCGGCATCACGCTGGTCGTCTACGCGGCCGTGGCGGTCGCGGTCCTGACCGTGCTCGGCCCCCGCGGGCTGGGTGAGGCGGCCGCTCCGCTCTCGGACGCGGTGCGAGCCGCCGGGGCGGAACGGCTGGCGCCCGTCGTCCGGGGCGGGGCGGCCGTCGCCGCGCTCGGCTCCCTGCTCGCCCTGATCCTGGGTGTCTCCCGCACCACCCTGGCGATGGCACGGGACCGTCACCTGCCCCATGTCCTGGCCGCCGTTCATCCCCGCTTCCAGGTGCCACACCGCGCCGAACTGCTGGTGGGCGCCGTCGTCGTGATTCTGGCCGCCACCGCCGACGTACGCGGCGCGATCGGCTTCTCCTCCTTCGGCGTCCTCGTCTACTACGCCGTGGCCAACGCCTCAGCCTGGACGCTCACCACGGACGAGAACCGTCCTGCGCGCATCGTCCCCGCGGCCGGCCTGGCAGGCTGCCTGCTGCTGGCCTTCACCCTGCCCGCCGCGTCCATCGCGTGGGGAAGCGCGGTCCTCGCCGCAGGCATCGCCGCCTACGTGACACGCCGGGCCATCACGGCGCGCCGGGCGTCATGA
- a CDS encoding ArsR family transcriptional regulator: protein MRPSGAAAPAFVRLAAHPVRWKLLAELAVSDYRVRELVLRVGRPQNLVSYHLRLLRGAGLVTARRSSFDARDTYYHLDLERCAQALAGAGGALHPALGLAPAPPLPPPAQAGAARRPAVLFACTGNSARSPIAEALLRRHAHGRVEVTSAGSHPKSRVHADAAHVLREQYGVDVSEQRPRHLDGLLGRRFDYVISLCDKVREVCPDFVDDRPRLVHRVHWSIPDPAATTGPGPVGRPAFVRTAAEIDIRIRHLLPLLLPTPQESER from the coding sequence ATGAGGCCCTCTGGCGCTGCCGCCCCGGCGTTCGTACGGCTGGCCGCCCACCCGGTGCGGTGGAAGCTGCTGGCAGAACTGGCCGTGAGCGACTACCGGGTCCGCGAACTGGTGCTGAGGGTCGGCCGGCCGCAGAACCTGGTCTCCTACCATCTGCGGCTGCTGCGCGGCGCAGGGCTGGTCACCGCCCGTCGCAGCAGTTTCGACGCCCGGGACACCTACTACCACCTCGACCTGGAGCGATGCGCCCAAGCGCTCGCCGGCGCCGGTGGCGCCCTGCACCCGGCGCTGGGTCTCGCGCCCGCCCCACCACTGCCGCCGCCCGCTCAGGCGGGCGCGGCGAGACGCCCCGCCGTCCTGTTCGCCTGCACCGGCAACAGCGCCCGCTCACCCATCGCCGAGGCGCTGCTGCGCCGGCACGCCCACGGCCGGGTCGAGGTGACCAGCGCCGGCAGCCACCCCAAATCCCGTGTCCATGCCGACGCCGCACACGTCCTGCGCGAGCAGTACGGCGTCGACGTCTCGGAGCAGCGTCCGCGACACCTGGACGGACTCCTCGGCCGTCGGTTCGACTACGTGATCAGCCTGTGCGACAAGGTCCGCGAGGTCTGCCCCGACTTCGTCGACGACCGGCCACGGCTGGTCCACCGGGTCCACTGGAGCATCCCCGACCCGGCAGCGACCACCGGCCCCGGCCCCGTAGGCCGCCCCGCATTCGTCCGCACGGCAGCGGAGATCGACATCCGCATCCGCCATCTGCTGCCCCTGCTCCTCCCCACACCACAGGAGTCCGAGCGGTGA
- a CDS encoding alkaline phosphatase family protein, whose protein sequence is MAAVKAPQRNRRRLSAIAGAVALTAASIGLWTVTSTTAQAAALPAPDHVVVVVMENHAYSQVIGSSSAPYINNTLKAGGANLTQSYGLTHPSEPNYYMLFSGSNQGRTDDSCVSVGSMSAPNLGSELIAAGKTWQSYNESLPSQGSTTCSSGNYAQKHNPWFGFSNVPTNTALTMGQFPTDYTTLPKVSFVVPNLCSDMHDCSVSTGDTWIKNNLGAYTTWAKAHNSILAVTFDEDNKLSGNRIPTVFYGEHVTAGSSTATTYNHYNMLRTLEDLAGLSTHAGNAASASDITGIWN, encoded by the coding sequence ATGGCCGCCGTCAAGGCTCCCCAGCGCAACCGACGTCGCCTCTCCGCAATCGCCGGAGCCGTCGCCCTCACCGCCGCCTCGATCGGACTGTGGACCGTCACGTCCACCACCGCGCAGGCCGCCGCTCTCCCGGCCCCCGACCACGTGGTGGTCGTGGTCATGGAGAACCACGCCTACTCGCAGGTCATCGGCAGCTCCAGCGCCCCGTACATCAACAACACCCTCAAGGCGGGTGGCGCCAACCTCACCCAGTCCTACGGCCTCACCCACCCCAGTGAGCCGAACTACTACATGCTCTTCTCGGGCTCCAACCAGGGCCGCACCGACGACAGCTGTGTCAGCGTCGGGTCCATGTCCGCCCCCAACCTCGGCTCCGAGCTGATCGCCGCGGGCAAGACGTGGCAGAGCTACAACGAGTCGTTGCCCAGCCAGGGTTCGACGACGTGCAGCAGCGGCAACTACGCGCAGAAGCACAACCCCTGGTTCGGCTTCTCCAACGTGCCGACCAACACCGCGCTCACCATGGGGCAGTTCCCCACCGACTACACGACCCTCCCCAAGGTCTCCTTCGTCGTCCCGAACCTGTGCAGCGACATGCACGACTGCTCGGTCTCCACGGGCGACACCTGGATCAAGAACAACCTGGGCGCCTACACCACCTGGGCCAAGGCCCACAACAGCATCCTCGCCGTCACCTTCGACGAGGACAACAAGCTGTCCGGCAACCGCATCCCCACCGTCTTCTACGGCGAGCACGTCACCGCCGGCAGCTCCACCGCAACCACCTACAACCACTACAACATGCTGCGCACCCTGGAGGACCTGGCCGGTCTGTCCACGCACGCGGGCAACGCCGCGTCGGCGTCCGACATCACCGGCATCTGGAACTGA
- a CDS encoding MFS transporter yields MYLADSRSTDSGGTKAAVAPDTRPGRRPAAVPATVLALGSVSLVTDISSEMVTAVLPLYVVAGLGLSPLGFGLLDGINNGVGALVRLAGGHLADRGGRRHKVVAGLGYGLSAVCKPLLLLAHTLPVISAVLAVDRTGKGLRTAPRDAMISLATEPGHRGRAFGVHRAMDTTGALLGPLVAFAVLRATVDGYDAVFAVSGCIAMSGVLVLVLFVPRRIPAPADAVRQPGPARPPTLRDAVGLLRRPQLRRLTVCATLLGLTTVSDSFLYLLLQREGNLPAHLFPLLPLGTAAFFLLLAVPLGALADRVSRRRLFLAGHGVLLLGYGLVLSPWQGVPVVVGVLVLHGTFYAATDGVLAAATAGVVPAQQQGAGQALVGTGQALARFVCSLAFGAAWSLWGGRTAFAGTAAALAVSAVVASIVLRAADEAPSTIEEVPA; encoded by the coding sequence GTGTACCTCGCGGACTCCCGCAGTACGGATTCCGGTGGCACCAAGGCCGCCGTCGCCCCGGACACCCGTCCGGGGCGGCGGCCGGCCGCCGTGCCCGCCACCGTGCTGGCCCTGGGCTCGGTCAGCCTCGTCACCGACATCTCCTCGGAGATGGTCACGGCGGTGCTCCCGCTGTACGTGGTCGCGGGCCTCGGCCTGTCGCCGCTCGGTTTCGGTCTGCTCGACGGCATCAACAACGGCGTCGGAGCCCTGGTCCGGCTGGCCGGCGGCCACCTCGCCGACCGGGGCGGCCGACGGCACAAGGTCGTGGCGGGCCTCGGCTACGGACTGTCGGCCGTGTGCAAGCCGCTGCTGCTGCTCGCCCACACCCTTCCCGTGATCAGCGCCGTGCTCGCGGTCGACCGCACCGGCAAAGGCCTGCGTACCGCCCCTCGGGACGCGATGATCTCGCTGGCCACCGAACCCGGGCACCGGGGGCGGGCGTTCGGCGTGCACCGGGCGATGGACACCACCGGCGCGCTCCTCGGGCCGCTCGTCGCCTTCGCCGTGCTGCGGGCCACCGTCGACGGATACGACGCGGTGTTCGCGGTCAGCGGCTGCATCGCCATGTCCGGCGTCCTGGTGCTGGTGCTCTTCGTGCCCCGCCGCATCCCGGCCCCCGCCGATGCCGTACGGCAGCCCGGGCCGGCCCGGCCGCCGACGCTGCGGGACGCCGTCGGGCTGCTGCGCCGCCCGCAACTGCGCCGGCTCACGGTGTGCGCGACCCTGCTCGGCCTGACCACCGTCAGCGACTCCTTCCTCTATCTGCTGCTCCAGCGCGAAGGGAACCTGCCCGCCCACCTGTTCCCGCTGCTGCCCCTGGGCACCGCCGCCTTCTTCCTGCTGCTCGCGGTGCCGCTCGGCGCGCTCGCCGACCGCGTCAGCCGCCGCCGGCTCTTCCTGGCCGGCCACGGCGTCCTGCTGCTCGGCTACGGCCTGGTGCTCTCCCCGTGGCAGGGCGTCCCGGTCGTGGTGGGCGTCCTCGTCCTGCACGGCACGTTCTACGCCGCCACGGACGGCGTGCTCGCCGCCGCCACCGCGGGGGTCGTACCAGCACAGCAGCAGGGCGCCGGACAGGCGCTGGTGGGCACCGGACAGGCGCTGGCCCGGTTCGTCTGCTCGCTCGCCTTCGGCGCGGCATGGAGCCTGTGGGGCGGCCGGACCGCGTTTGCCGGCACCGCCGCCGCTCTGGCCGTCAGCGCCGTCGTGGCCTCGATCGTCCTCCGTGCCGCCGACGAGGCGCCGTCCACCATTGAAGAGGTGCCCGCATGA
- a CDS encoding TolB-like translocation protein, with translation MTRTTRLVILLVAVVLLGAVGTGAVLHAAHRSGMRDEQQADGPTVRTGTVSLRPTSERRLLVRNLAWGPHRDEIATVAADDPQGPRTVSGVKCLRFHAAAGTGICLRAEHGPLEDTYRAVVLDEHLRERHHFPAAGIPTRARVSPSGHLVAWTVFVSGDSYAGTDFSTRTAIVDTRTWEIDDNLETYDVIRDGRAHHAPDVNIWGVTFADDRHFYATLATGGRTYLVRGDVTARTLTTVHRNVECPSLSPDGTRIAYKKRVEGASPDAPWRLYVLNLRTMRETATAEGRNIDDQALWADGDTLVYALPGDYGSDLWTVPADGSGRARRLMNSAVAPAYPG, from the coding sequence ATGACCCGGACAACCCGCCTGGTGATCCTGCTGGTCGCCGTCGTCCTGCTCGGCGCGGTCGGCACCGGGGCGGTACTCCACGCCGCCCACCGGTCGGGCATGCGGGACGAGCAGCAGGCGGACGGGCCGACCGTGCGCACCGGCACCGTCTCGCTGCGGCCGACGTCCGAACGACGGCTGCTGGTACGCAACCTGGCGTGGGGGCCGCACCGCGACGAGATCGCCACCGTGGCCGCCGACGACCCCCAGGGCCCGCGCACGGTGTCGGGGGTGAAGTGCCTGCGCTTCCACGCGGCGGCCGGCACCGGCATCTGCCTCCGGGCCGAGCACGGCCCACTGGAGGACACCTACCGCGCGGTGGTGCTCGACGAGCACCTGCGCGAGCGGCACCACTTCCCGGCGGCCGGCATCCCGACCCGGGCCCGGGTGTCGCCCTCCGGTCACCTCGTCGCCTGGACGGTGTTCGTCAGCGGGGACTCGTACGCCGGGACCGACTTCTCCACCCGCACGGCCATCGTCGACACTCGCACCTGGGAGATCGACGACAACCTGGAGACGTACGACGTCATCAGGGACGGCCGCGCCCACCACGCGCCGGACGTCAACATCTGGGGGGTCACCTTCGCCGACGACCGACACTTCTACGCGACGCTGGCGACCGGAGGCCGGACCTACCTCGTCCGAGGCGATGTCACCGCACGCACCCTCACCACCGTGCACCGCAACGTCGAATGTCCGTCGCTCTCGCCGGACGGCACCCGGATCGCCTACAAGAAGCGCGTCGAAGGAGCGTCCCCCGACGCCCCTTGGCGGCTGTACGTCCTGAACCTGCGCACCATGCGGGAGACCGCGACCGCCGAGGGCCGCAACATCGACGACCAGGCCCTGTGGGCCGACGGCGACACCCTCGTCTACGCCCTTCCCGGCGACTACGGATCGGACCTGTGGACCGTCCCCGCCGACGGCAGCGGCAGGGCCCGCCGTCTGATGAACTCCGCGGTCGCCCCCGCCTATCCGGGGTGA
- a CDS encoding DUF4232 domain-containing protein: MNVKSFGGRRVAVAAGLALALGCGVSVQASATGPRAAGGKAEDTVAHGSGGTGGKGAVAACSQDVLGVSAVKEPADSKEARHLLLIVQNAGDKKCNLYRHPLVRLGADARTTVPVIKESDPNPGAPVTLAPGEEAYAALLVSGGARDEYEARSITLGLQGRKPGSTAGRPIDVPMPAPTLYADDGQLVTYWTTASGYALDFIMSK; encoded by the coding sequence ATGAACGTGAAGTCCTTCGGGGGCCGCCGTGTGGCCGTGGCCGCGGGTCTCGCCCTGGCTCTTGGATGCGGTGTGTCGGTGCAGGCCTCCGCCACCGGGCCCCGGGCAGCCGGCGGCAAGGCCGAAGACACGGTGGCGCACGGCTCGGGCGGCACCGGCGGAAAGGGCGCCGTCGCCGCCTGCTCCCAGGACGTTCTCGGGGTGTCCGCCGTCAAGGAGCCCGCGGACAGCAAGGAGGCGAGGCACCTCCTCCTGATCGTCCAGAACGCCGGCGACAAGAAGTGCAACCTCTACCGTCACCCGCTGGTGCGGCTCGGCGCCGATGCCCGGACCACGGTTCCCGTCATCAAGGAGAGCGACCCGAACCCGGGGGCGCCCGTGACCCTCGCTCCGGGTGAGGAGGCCTATGCCGCCCTGCTCGTCAGCGGTGGCGCCCGGGACGAGTACGAGGCGAGGAGCATCACCCTCGGCCTCCAGGGCCGCAAGCCCGGCAGCACCGCGGGCCGGCCGATCGACGTCCCCATGCCGGCCCCGACGCTGTACGCGGACGACGGCCAGCTCGTCACCTACTGGACGACTGCTTCCGGTTACGCTCTGGATTTCATCATGTCGAAGTGA
- a CDS encoding helix-turn-helix transcriptional regulator, which yields MDAIHDDVVEFALLLTRLKERTDRSYSALARRLGMNASTLHRYCSGEAVPLDFTGVERFATLCGASPDERVELHRRWILAAAARQRSRLSDARRTPTRRGTAATPAPAASVSHGDQADQADQADQADQTDQGVEPYSPADPRPGLAPPADARPESPRPADRRALAVRPRRRFARSTVLAASLAVAFAVLTASAGGPPFGRGEPSDSARTTPTSSAPAAHSGGSPQKNKEGGVAPPAPLTWTADSQLWQLDCDHDYVIAKPPGQVPPPPTPADASVWATSQRAVHGRTTNLRVSVQGRGAAAVVLQAMHVRVVGRVTPADRSGSAYSMYEGCGAVLVPRYFSVNLDARRPLVRSMPGNDPDRPAPAIDFPYRVSLREPEVLLVAARTEACTCDWYLELDWSSQGRTGTMRIDDHGRPFRTTSIKGLPHYWYRDPRGWVPMT from the coding sequence ATGGATGCAATCCACGATGACGTGGTGGAGTTCGCCCTACTGCTGACGCGCCTGAAGGAGCGCACGGACCGCAGCTACTCGGCGCTGGCCCGCCGCCTCGGCATGAACGCCTCCACGCTGCACCGCTACTGCTCCGGAGAGGCGGTTCCCCTGGACTTCACCGGGGTCGAGCGGTTCGCCACGCTCTGCGGAGCCTCCCCCGACGAACGTGTGGAGTTGCACCGCCGGTGGATCCTGGCAGCCGCGGCACGGCAGCGATCACGACTTTCCGACGCCCGGCGGACACCGACACGCCGCGGCACCGCCGCCACGCCCGCTCCGGCCGCATCCGTGAGCCACGGAGACCAGGCGGACCAGGCGGACCAGGCGGACCAGGCGGACCAGACGGACCAGGGAGTCGAGCCGTACTCGCCGGCCGACCCGCGCCCGGGACTCGCCCCACCGGCCGACGCGCGCCCGGAGTCGCCCCGCCCTGCCGACCGGCGAGCCCTCGCCGTGCGCCCTCGGCGACGGTTCGCGCGTTCGACGGTGCTGGCGGCCTCGCTCGCCGTCGCGTTCGCCGTCCTCACGGCATCCGCCGGCGGGCCCCCCTTCGGCCGCGGTGAGCCGTCGGACTCCGCCCGCACCACGCCGACGTCCTCGGCGCCGGCCGCGCACAGCGGCGGCAGCCCGCAGAAGAACAAGGAGGGCGGGGTCGCGCCGCCGGCCCCTCTCACCTGGACGGCCGACTCCCAGCTCTGGCAGCTCGATTGCGACCATGACTACGTCATCGCCAAGCCGCCCGGTCAGGTCCCTCCGCCGCCGACTCCGGCCGACGCCTCGGTCTGGGCCACGTCCCAGCGGGCGGTGCACGGGCGCACCACCAATCTGCGGGTCTCGGTGCAGGGACGCGGCGCCGCAGCGGTGGTGCTGCAGGCTATGCATGTGCGCGTGGTCGGCCGCGTCACCCCGGCCGACCGCTCGGGCTCCGCCTATTCCATGTACGAGGGCTGCGGCGCCGTCCTCGTGCCCCGCTACTTCTCCGTGAACCTCGACGCGCGCCGGCCCTTGGTCCGTTCCATGCCCGGCAACGACCCGGACCGACCGGCTCCCGCGATCGACTTCCCCTACCGGGTGTCCCTACGGGAGCCGGAGGTCCTGCTGGTCGCCGCGCGCACCGAGGCCTGCACCTGCGACTGGTACCTCGAGCTCGACTGGTCCTCGCAGGGCCGAACCGGCACTATGCGCATCGACGACCACGGCCGCCCGTTCCGCACCACCAGCATCAAGGGGCTACCGCACTACTGGTACCGCGACCCCCGCGGCTGGGTCCCCATGACCTGA
- a CDS encoding VOC family protein, with translation MINGAHVILYSQDAEADRVFIRDVLDLPGVDAGGGWLIFKLPPAEVAVHPTDGPPRHEFFLMCDDLDSQLRGFRAQGVEIIRPVSEQRWGRLAAIRLPSGAELPLYEPHHPTAHTL, from the coding sequence ATGATCAATGGTGCGCATGTCATCCTCTATAGCCAGGACGCCGAGGCGGACCGTGTTTTCATCCGTGACGTCCTCGACCTGCCCGGCGTCGACGCGGGCGGCGGCTGGCTCATCTTCAAGCTGCCCCCGGCCGAGGTGGCCGTCCACCCGACCGACGGCCCGCCCCGGCACGAGTTCTTCTTGATGTGCGACGACCTCGATTCCCAACTCCGCGGGTTCCGTGCGCAGGGCGTCGAGATCATCCGGCCGGTCAGCGAACAGCGCTGGGGCAGACTGGCCGCGATCCGACTCCCCAGCGGCGCCGAACTCCCGCTGTACGAACCACACCACCCCACCGCCCACACCCTGTGA
- a CDS encoding nitroreductase family protein, which produces MRSATVDASTLKPCLAAAAAAPSIFNTQPWRFRLAPETVTLEVRAAPERGLRHVDPAGRALHLSVGASVFNLRVAVGHFGWRPVTRLLPAPEDPELLATVRFTGPASRPATEHRADLYEAIGRRHSSRFAFSGRSLPPQLRAELAEAARAEGALLTFPDTAETERLLRVTAEAEHRNRTDPDRGTESRRWIHRDRDALTDVGLPQAALGPQDSHERLPMRDFTAQRHAERLTAQPFEKDPVIALLTTEHDRRADWLRAGQALQHLLLVATVHGVRASLLHQPMEWPDLRHALSPAPGRIGHAQILIRLGYGPDGPTTPRRAAHRLLDTGPTADMVTEGHG; this is translated from the coding sequence ATGCGATCCGCCACTGTTGACGCCTCAACACTCAAACCCTGCCTCGCGGCCGCGGCCGCCGCGCCCTCGATCTTCAACACCCAGCCATGGCGCTTCCGCCTGGCTCCCGAGACCGTCACACTCGAGGTCCGCGCTGCTCCGGAGCGAGGTCTGCGGCATGTCGATCCCGCGGGCCGTGCCCTGCACCTGTCAGTGGGCGCGTCCGTGTTCAACCTCCGTGTCGCGGTGGGCCACTTCGGCTGGCGCCCGGTCACCCGCCTGCTGCCCGCACCGGAGGACCCTGAGCTCCTCGCCACCGTGCGCTTCACAGGGCCCGCCTCTCGGCCCGCCACCGAGCATCGTGCGGACCTGTACGAGGCGATCGGGCGCCGGCACAGCAGCCGGTTCGCCTTCTCGGGCAGGTCTCTGCCACCCCAGCTGCGCGCGGAACTCGCCGAGGCCGCCCGCGCCGAGGGTGCCTTGCTCACCTTCCCCGATACTGCCGAGACAGAGCGTTTGCTCCGGGTGACCGCCGAGGCCGAGCACCGCAACCGGACGGATCCGGACCGGGGAACCGAGAGCCGCCGCTGGATCCACCGCGACCGGGACGCACTCACCGACGTCGGACTCCCGCAGGCCGCCCTCGGCCCTCAGGACTCCCACGAGCGCCTGCCCATGCGCGACTTCACCGCGCAGCGGCACGCCGAACGGCTGACGGCCCAGCCGTTCGAGAAGGACCCGGTCATCGCGCTGCTGACCACCGAACACGACCGCCGGGCCGACTGGCTGCGGGCCGGGCAGGCTCTGCAACACCTCCTGCTGGTCGCCACGGTCCATGGCGTACGGGCCTCCCTGCTGCACCAGCCGATGGAGTGGCCGGACCTGCGCCATGCCCTGAGCCCGGCGCCGGGCCGCATCGGACACGCCCAGATACTGATCCGCCTGGGATACGGCCCCGACGGCCCCACCACCCCGCGCCGCGCCGCACACAGGCTGCTCGATACCGGACCGACAGCCGACATGGTGACTGAGGGTCACGGGTGA
- a CDS encoding GAF domain-containing protein, translated as MVADSWRRCSGRGIRPDGSRLPPLRGTPAELDAYRRAHPLATVLPLFRELLGAGAADDGHIFAVGDADGTLLWVEGDTAAMDRAEHMRFVEGAVWSERQAGTNAPGTALELGRAVQIVAGEHYSAAVHGWSCAAAPVRDPRTRRVLGVVDLSGGGTIATPPALAAVRAAALSAEAELERTVPLGLDGRAPASRGFIRLSALGRDSALLESAGCVHRLSPRHSEIVLALALEDRGVHGDRLAVDLSEREVPASTLRAEMTRLRAVLGPAVLGSRPYRLLLPVRGDFGEVAALLAEGRVAEALARYPGPLLPRSEAPAVVEHRRALEQQLRGAVLAGGDAGQLRRWVGAAWGADDPAAWLALAHTLPGGSPQRAAAAARAHALDAVGAIPSQVRRHAAVLQRSHS; from the coding sequence TTGGTCGCCGATTCGTGGCGGCGCTGCTCCGGCCGGGGCATACGGCCCGACGGCAGCCGCCTGCCGCCCCTGCGGGGAACCCCCGCCGAACTGGACGCCTACCGGCGGGCCCACCCGCTCGCCACCGTACTTCCCCTGTTCCGCGAGCTGCTGGGCGCGGGCGCCGCGGACGACGGTCACATTTTCGCGGTCGGCGACGCCGACGGGACCCTGCTCTGGGTCGAGGGTGACACCGCTGCCATGGACCGGGCCGAGCATATGCGCTTCGTCGAGGGCGCCGTATGGTCGGAGCGGCAGGCGGGGACCAACGCACCGGGTACCGCACTGGAGTTGGGCCGCGCCGTCCAGATCGTGGCGGGCGAACACTACAGCGCCGCCGTCCACGGTTGGTCGTGCGCCGCCGCCCCTGTGCGCGATCCCCGTACCCGACGCGTGCTCGGGGTCGTCGACCTCTCGGGCGGCGGCACCATCGCCACGCCCCCGGCGTTGGCCGCCGTACGCGCTGCCGCGCTGTCGGCCGAGGCCGAGCTCGAACGTACGGTGCCGCTGGGCCTCGACGGACGTGCGCCGGCCTCCCGCGGCTTCATACGGCTTTCGGCGCTCGGCCGGGACAGTGCGCTGCTGGAAAGCGCGGGGTGCGTCCACCGGCTGAGTCCGCGCCACAGCGAGATCGTGCTGGCGCTCGCCCTGGAGGACCGGGGTGTGCATGGCGACCGGCTCGCGGTGGACCTGTCGGAGCGGGAGGTGCCGGCGTCGACGCTGCGGGCCGAGATGACCCGGCTGCGTGCGGTGCTCGGCCCGGCCGTGCTCGGATCGCGGCCGTACCGACTGCTGCTCCCGGTGCGCGGCGACTTCGGGGAGGTGGCCGCGCTGCTTGCCGAGGGGCGGGTCGCCGAGGCGCTGGCCCGTTACCCCGGCCCGCTGCTGCCGCGCTCCGAGGCGCCGGCCGTGGTGGAGCATCGGCGGGCCCTGGAACAGCAGTTGCGCGGTGCCGTCCTGGCCGGCGGTGACGCCGGGCAGTTGCGCCGCTGGGTTGGGGCAGCCTGGGGAGCCGACGATCCCGCCGCATGGCTGGCACTCGCCCACACACTGCCGGGCGGTTCTCCACAGCGCGCCGCCGCGGCGGCCCGAGCGCACGCACTGGACGCCGTCGGGGCCATCCCATCGCAGGTCCGACGGCATGCAGCGGTATTGCAGCGTTCCCACTCCTAG